AGACAACCGTCTCTTCAGTCCAGCATGATCTCATTATGTGTGACATATGAAGTCAGAGAAgtttttaagattaaaataGTTTGCTGTGATTATTGAATCCCACTTTGCATCAGGGTTTCGGATAATGAGTTGATAGTTAGTCTCAGTTGTCGAAGGCATTGGATGTCAAAGACaagtgcagctgctgtttgatctTGAAGATGTTTCACCGCTTATCCAAGCATCTGGTGGGGAGTCCCAGGCAAGACTTTCTTTTAGAAACTTACAGTGTCATCCTAACACCCCTTCCCATACAATTTTACACCTATTCACACTCCAAAGGTTTGAGTATTCTTAAAGTGAACTAGTTTGTACGACATGTTTTCTGACCACGTTTACAAGCAAAAGTGTGGCTGTTCAGATTGACCACTGGCCATACTCAAAGATGGAGTGAAAAAGGGCAGGTTGCAATGAAATCTacttacaacacacactgttggaCAGTCTTTTCTCAAAGGCAGTTACACTATTGCAATCAGTTGTACGCACAAAAAGTGCTGAAAGTCGGAAGGTCTGAGCTTGAGAGAGGAGTTCAAATCCCACCGACTTTTTCACTCGTGTGTCAAACTGGTTTTCCACACCAAGCAGACTGCATTTTTAGATACAGGCAACATTTGACACATTACACCTTGAGCAATGTGGGTCAGTTGGTCTACCACTttcatccagactgaaatatctaaaaaGCTATTGTGTGCATTGCAATGAAATTTTGCACAGAGATTTATGGTTCCAAAAGCTAATGACCACCATTAGGTTCACATTTGTAGttgtgagtgaaatgtctcaacaactattggatggattgacatgaaatttagttcagacattcatgtccatCTAAGAATGAATTGTAATcaaatcttttcatttaacttcaTCATCAGGTCGAAATCCAAATTTGTTAAATACCCgcaaaactaatgacacacCCATCAGCCTCAcctttgtgttcagtgttaactagcaaatgttagcatactaaGACTAAACTAAGACTATGAACATGGTAAAAATTATACCTGCTTTaaatcagcatgttagcattatcaATGTGAGCATTGTAGCTCAATGCACCACTTTGCCAAAGTAAAGGGCCACAGAGCCGCTACCATGGTGGTCTTAATATAAGTAATGCAAATGCATCATAAGGAAAAAAGGCCTGTGTGATTCAATTTTAAGTTATGAGACATGTGCGCACTCACAGTAAGCTTCAACTGACACTATATTCTTACCTCTCCTGCGTGCACATCTGTCAAAGGGCCTGGTTTTTTTTAGCCAGTGTGTTATAGGAGATTCCTCTTCATTCCACCTTCCCCTGGAGAAAGGTTTCGGCTGCCGCTAACGCAGCCAGCTTTCCATGATGTATTGGTAAAGGTTAAGAGAGAAAAACTGCAGACACAGCTCAACATGCTGGCATATATGGAACTGTTAATTTATGATTCTGATTTAGAATTTATGTCTTGTTCCACCTCATCTGCACTGAACATGCAACTTTGATCAGGATACCACTGGTTAGGTTCAAAGCTGAAACatcttcactcactcacaagtCTGAACCAAATCTGTGTCAATAGCTTTTGCAGTGATATGGGGATCCTAACAGCTAGCTTTTAATCAGTGTAGAGTTTGTCATGGTTTTGTGAAGACTGAGTCCGctacagaccaaaacacacctgaagGAGCAAGGCCAAAGCATCCTATGGGTGGGACGGTGTATTTAAGGTTAAATTAAGTTTACTTTACTTATCGTTATAggttttctgtgtaaatgtgtcctCATAGCACGAATTGAAGCcagtgttttaaaattaaaagtaataTTTCACTTCCCTCCATCCTGACTCCACACATTACAGCCTACGTTTGCTTAAGTTATTGTTTTGGTCCAGAGCGCTGCCTTGTCCACACATTGTCTTGTCTGTTGCTCAATCACCTACTAAAAACAGACATACTGACTAGATAAGGTTCTTTGTTCTTTGATCTttccctgcttccagtcttctTTCGCTCATGCTTTATTCTTTGCTGAACTTGTACCAAAAAGTCCAGAAACATCAGATCATTTATCTTAGTGATGAACTGTATCAAAGTGATGTCTATACTAATGGAGCCAAAAAAAGAGGTACATAAAAGAACAAACTCATATCTATCTATAAACCTTTTCTATAGCTTTCTACAGATTAGTTAATATAGATAGAAACtagatttttatcttttccttcccaacatacagtattctgtgttgtttcacAGCTGGTCGAAAGACACATACCTACCATTTAACAATAATCTCTACTTAAATTTGTGTTTGCATCTGAGTAAATCAGCAGTAAATCCTTTGGTCACAGGGTGATTAATGGTAATTTTGTCTCTTTCCTGGCTCTCCTAAGAGAGAGACCAAAGAAGCTGCCTCTCTTGCTACGGTCCATCACCTTCAAGCACTTGGGAAGAAACCTGATGCTACATGGAAAAGGGAAGAGGGATGGttcttttatgtgtttatgggaGTTCTTTGTTGTAAGAGGCCACCTGGAGAGAATGATGTGATTTCAAATATgaccacttgtttttttttccaattcaaCCCAGTGGGAGCACTATAGAGCAGGAACAGCTCCATCCCTGATAAGAAGTCAAGTCTGCTGCACATGAATGCACCTTATTGTATGATAATACCCTAGTCTTTGGGTATCCTCCAGTTTTCCTCCACATCTTGTGAGTCTCTTCCCCTCTAACATCCTGAGTGCCTGGCCAAAGAGGATCTGCTGAGTGCTGACTCTCAGCAAAGGATGAGTGAAGACAGCCagattttcacagaaaaatgtatCCGCTCTCTTGATTAAATCCAATGGGATTATTGAACCAAAATCCAACGGGCTTAATTGCCAAGATGAATAATGCAGAAATGAAGGAGGCAGCTTCAGAAATGATGGATATGGAAAGAGAATACACAGGCAAAGAAACAATTTCCAAACAACTTTTAAACAAGGTGCCGGGATTGTTAAGCTTTTTACTTTTAGGCTTCAAAGGCTGCTCCAGTATCACTGATTCACAAGCCTGTAAAATTGTCCATAAACCGATGCAATTATTATTCAGCTCGGCTCTTTAGTTCTTCAGTTCGTATCCATGTATGAGTTACATTTGGCAGTGTGGagagagtttctttttttttttttaaagaaaagtcaGTGATCTCCATGTGGATTTGTCAAGCTTGGATCAATCCCACACAAACCCAAATGACCCCAGGCCAGTGGTGATTTATCGCACTCTGCTGCCTAAACAATGTCCACAAGCCTTTAGACTGACTGATGCAAGTGACTGTTACATAACTGAGAAGAATTAACCAGACACAGTCACGCCCTCTTGCTAAAAcaatcttctcctctcttttctttaaaGCACAGACTTTCTCTGAGAGAGGTTTTCAGGTGTTGAAATGTTAATGCTCagatgaaacaggaagaagagaacAAGTCATACAGAGTTGATGAAACATACTATATGCACCTATACTTTTATTCAAGCTCTTGAGGATGCTTTTCTTTCTGCCTGGTCTTTTCAGCAGCCATGATGAATCAATCACCCTTTCAGCCTGAGGTATCAAAGCTTCCCACAAAACCCTGCTGCCTCAGACCCACTGAAATGTCTGGTTCCTGGCTCTCATTGCCTACTCAGAGAGCTGCCTCTCGCCAACGTACTCAGACTTGGGCTCAGACCCAAACGGGTGCCCTGAATTTAACTCCGTCACCCTCTCTGCCAGGAACAACGGACGGCGAATGCTGGAAACTTTTACCTTTAATGTTGACACTTCACTATTTCTAATGGCTTTCCAGTCCAAATGGGACAATGACTGCTTGTGTGGGGCAAACAGCACAGGCAATTCACATCAGGGAACAATGTGGGACAGCTTTGCAGGGCGGAGGATAGTGGAGCCTAGAAAAGTGATGACAAAGCTGCAAGGGATGAGTAGGGAGAGGAGAGATTGAAGATGATGACCTCCATCCAGGAAGGAGTCATGTAACAACTCTGCATAGTTTGGATATCTTGGATATATTGCTCGGAGGTAAATGACAAGTATTGATCTTTCACTACAGGTGTGAATGCTATAGAGGAGTGGAGCTCAGGTCCATATCTGATCatttgaactgaaatgaaactggatgttatttaacactattcaaaatgttactttttcattcaaatgaatgatcAATATTCAGGTCAGTTAGGTCAAATCTGAATCATACCAGTAACACTATGAGTGTCATAAGCTAAATGGTTCAACCATTAATCCATTAGCCTAAATTTGGTTAGCCTGCagtatttcaaccatttatccacTATTAGCTTTATCACCATTTCAGCAATAGACCCAGTCATCCATTTCGTTTGGAACACTATTTCAATCATTTATCTCTAACTTTTTGTTTCagctaactatttcaaccaCTACCTTTGCTAACTAGTTCAGTTTTACCTTTAGCCGTTTCAAACACTACTTTTATATAACTAGCCATTTATCCATTAACCGCTCCATTTACTTTCACCAATCtaaactgtttttctctgtttcagccataaaatattacttttagGTATCTATAACATTTATCCATCAGATTTAGCTAACTAGCAgttatttcaactgtttattcatttcattttcctaATTACTTGAAATGTTCATGCATTACTTTCATGCACTATTTATCACAACATGTAGCAATCAGGTGTTACGATTGGATTCAATATGTCGATataggcttcttttttttttttaaattttattaaattgTATAATGTTCTTTCAAATTAGCAAGCTATACAATCTTTCCAAGTACCCCCAGGGGTGCCCCTGGTTGTGGAGTCACTGATGGAGAGGTACTCCACTTTTAAATCCATCCAACCATCTACACATCAGTCTGTCAGTACTCTACACGGTTTCAGTGTtcaaaaacccaacaaaaagctaaaaaggcaaagaaaatgGCAACAAGTCAGAATAAGTAATATGACCTCTTTTAGGGTTtctatgtttctctctctctctctcgaccaCCCTACAGTTATCTCTGAAATGTGGGACAACATGAACAGTGTTATGCAAGcaaaaagtctgtgtgtgtggcaatGCAGACCATAATTCGACTCAGTAAAGAATACACTATAGGATGGGCATGCACTTCCACCGCTTGTGCcctgacaatgaaaataagGATGTGAAACAAAGCCACATGGTCTCATTGTGAGTCTCATTGCATGCTTGCGTGCACCCACTGAGAAACCGCACCAACAGCAGAGCTTGTATTTCCTATGAAGTGTGTGTATTGATGTGTGAGTGCGTTTGAAgaaatccaaacaaaacaaaaaaatgaaagttttaGAGTTATATCTGAAACTTATCAACGTATTAAAACATCATCTAGGATATCTGCATGTCTCCCTAATATCATTGGATGGACATTCCTTAGAAGCCTGATGGAGACTGACAACGGGATAAACCACAaagttgaatgtgtgtgtatgtgtgtgtgtgtgtgtgtgtgtgtgtgtgttggtgtgcaaATGGACCTTTCAGATTTTTGCATGAAAAGAGGGTGTAGTTGCAGTGTTTAGAAACTAGCGCTacagtgaaacagagagaagggagaaagaCAGATTTCAGAGGAGTTtaactcagtttttttttctccccaatATTTTCCTCGTTCTCCTTCCAGAGGTTAAAGAAACTCTATCCTGAGTCAGTTCCATCTTTTTTTATGAGTTGTGGAAGAGGGAAATAATTTTTGGCACACCCAAACTTTTACACAGCAAAAGTTGGCCACATTTAGACAAACCATCATCTCATAAATGGGGTGACTTCTGTTTCTAAAGGCTGGCATTGTCTCCCAAATTAAACTACTTTAAGTTTGTGCGCTTGTATTTATGGCTCTGATAAATTTGAACCAATTCTTTGTCGTTCTTTCCAAAAGCCGATCTGAAGTCAGCTGTCATTACTTTGTGTTCCCACAGCATTTCTGCCACATCAGAAGTTTTGATATATATGACAAGTCCCAAAAGGCCTGTAGGTCAGATTTAATAACCATTATCCATGTAGCAGcatttaaatctaattttttttaaatgacatgtttGAATTTTTATTAGCCAATCCCATCAAAAATAATACATAGGCTATTTCAATACAATCAAAAGGGAGTTGGTTCCAATCTCAAGACTGGAGTCTGGTAACCATGTGCTTGAACTCACAGTGTCCACTGAAAACCAGTTCAACTCTACATCATGACACCACCTCAACAAAAAGGGAGAGCTCTCTGGAATGTGACATTCCCACTGGCAAACTAATAAGCCCTAatcactgacaggaagtgaggagcTACTTGGATGAAATGAGATGGAAGAACTGGAAGCCATTTGTGTAAAGACAGTTAACTTGTCCTAGATATTCATTTGAAGGTATCTTGCTTATTTAACATACAAACTAATCACACAGAGTACTGCTCAAGCCCTCTAATATCTTGTGAATTGTATGCATGAAGAAGTTAATTAACTCAGACTTTTCTATGTCCATGTCTGACCTAATTCCACGACTGTATAATTCCCATacatttggtattttaatgcatTTGATAGTGATTTTTGGGCACAAAAATTGGGAAAAATGGGCACATACAACTCAATGACCCAAGAGGCATCTCCAGAGGTAAAGCTTGGAAAACACTGCCCTCTTTTGGtaattctgtaaaaaaaaaaaaaaaaaaaaaaaacacagcacagatcATACAATTCACTCTACTATATTCTTTATCTATTTTAAGTGTAGGTTACAGTGCTGACTACACTGTATATGTCATAGATAGTATTTAATGTCTTCCAAATACATGCGTTTGCATGTCTTGTTAACTAGAACCGACTTTATCAGCGAGGCCAGTGTTTCTCAGCAAGCACAGTTTTTCTGCTAAGACCTGAATCTTTTGATTGGACCAAAGCCAACTTGGCTGTGGTTTAGAAgagaaaatatcttttaaaaactTGTTGATAGCAATCATGCAGTGCCATAGGAGATGAAAGCTGAGAATTACTGCCACGGAGAAATCTTTGAAGTAGCCTTGTTTCTTAAATTCAATTAACTTAAATGCCTCaccaaatttggtaaaaaactGTGTTGAACTTGCCTTTTTTTGTAATTCCATGATTTGTTAAAACACTTAAATGCCTTTTATTGTCGTTTAACAGAACAGTCTGGTCTCTGTTGCAACTATAATCACTGcatattttcatattctctgacaaacctttttttggggggctttatgatagcacagtagagagagacaggaaacagggaggcagagagagggggaatgacatgcagtaaagggccgtccgttgcaggatttgaaccggggccaactgcagtgaggactgtagcaTCAACATATGGGgtgcctgctcaacccactgcgccacttgACACCCCTCTCTAATGAACCTTTTTAACAATAACTTTAAAAGAGTATCTTTGGATCTTGGAATACCCACTGcatacaggaagtgaaaaatGAAGACTCAAGCTTGTACAACTGAAAtactttaattttattataatacatcAAAAACATGGACTGCAACATTGTCTGATTATATTGTGACAATGACAACTCACTGAATATACACTCTGGTTATCTGACAACTAGTATGGCAGCCGATATTTGGGTGTGATTAACAAAAGCCAGCCTTAATGTGAAAGGTGACCTTTTTTGTGCGCTTTGAAGTGAGTGGTGAGAGCAGACCTGAGATTAAAGCACttgcaaataattttttttttttttttaaagttgtttcaACTCAATATAATATGCACCAATACAGAAAGTATTTCACTGTTAGTTTAATCAAGTTTAATGCAACTGACCACCTGGATGTGTGAATTCAAAAGACATCACAACTGATACTTCATGCAATTTAAAACTAAGAATTATTTGCAACTACTATTCGATCCAGGTCCAGGGTAAGATGAGGTGTTGTTGGGGATGTTTGAGGGCTAGATTCTACTTTTTGGCGGTCTGGAGACGCTCCGACACGTTCTCCCAGCTGATTACATTCCATATAGCCTTAACATAGTCCGGCCGCACATTTTTGTACTGAAGGTAGTAGGCATGCTCCCATACATCAATGCCAAGGAGAGGGATGAGGCCTGAGGGTCAGAAAAGAGAAGACATTTCTCAGACAACTCTATTTCATCTGTGGCATTTAACAGTGAGAGGGGAAATATGAATGCACgtagggagaaaaaaaaaaagtttttcactgacctgttgtccCCTGCAGAGGATCCTGGTTAGCGCAAGCAGCGATGTGAAGCCTTCCACTCTGCTTGTCATAGCCCAGCCAGCCCCAGCCTGAGCCCTGCACTGCTACAGTAGCAGCAGAcatcttctctttcattttctggaAGGAGCCAAAGTCCCGCTTGATGGCCTCCATTAGCTCCCCTACAAGAGGTGAAACAGACACATGCTATCATGctagaaattaaaaaaggaagaaactAAATCAGAAAGCTTTTTCAGTAAATTTACTTTACATGAAGTTGTTTATATTTTCTACATTATGTGGAAGAGAGCTTCCCTGTCAGTCTTTACAAACTGAAAACCATCCTTCTTAATGTTTCTGCAAtaaggaaaatgtatttttagattgGCCAGATAATACTATGCATGTTAAATGAAGTTCCCAGATAATCTGTTAATGCAGCATTTTTAACCACTAGGGGGCAGAATGACTAAATAAAACAACCTGAGTGTAACACAATGCTGAGATATCACCAGCTTTTGGTGTTATCAGGTTGATGTGACAAACACAGGACTCATGTTTCAGGTCACATTATGAAAGTCTGTCCCATATCAAATCTCATTTTAATTATGGTTTTGTATGCAAAATTCTCTCTAAATCATACTTAACTGTAGCTTACTGTGTGCTTAACAAGCCACTCATTTACTTTGGCTTGCTTCTATTTTGTGCTGAGGATGTTGTACACTTTTGAGGTtgtctgagtctgttcactcGGAAAAAGCTATGTTTTAGAGTGGTGGCTTAGTAAGGGCTTTGAGTTTTAACCATACACCCTATGTGGCCGTTGGAAACCCAAAAGCAACAAGTTAAAAGCTGTATGGTGCTACAACATGCACAACAAACCAATGTAGGAAAATTGAAAGACGACAAgctgttcacattttatataCGTTTCTGCCTTACCCTGTGGCTCGCCTCCACCATTTGGAGAGAGGTTTGTCCAGAAGATGGTGTGGTTAATATGGCCTCCTCCATTAAATTTCAGAGCAGGTTGGAGGACAACCTGTGCGGTCACATCTCCTAAATAGAAGACAAATAACATCCAAGTGAATAAGAAGACATCAGATCTTACAGAAGAAATATGCTGATTATTTCATACGGCTTTGCGTTTGTACCCTTTGCCAGTGCCTCCTGATATTTCTCCTCTGTAATGTTGAGGTTGTTAACATATGTGGCATGATGCTTGCTATGGTGCAGCTGCATTATCTCTGCATTGATGTGGGGCTCCAGGGCACCATAGTCGTAGGTCAGGTCAGGCAGCGTGTGCTTCTGCCTCGCTGCAGCTACCTGGTTTATAGTTTGGCTGAAGCTGGCTGCACACCTGAAACAGACCAGGGGAAACTTGCCATACATACCATTACCACAAAGGCTTTAAACAGGTTTGAAGAAGCCAACACGCAGGAAACGCTGGCTTTCATCTATGTCTAATCAGATAAAATTCCTAACTTTTGATTTCTAAATTAACTTGGCTATCAGTGATGCTTGTGTCATTCAAATTACACAATATTAGCCCAAGCTAGCCTAGCACAGAAAGGGGCTATCAGTTAACTGTTTGTTTGAGCTTAAGCAACTGTCGCGAAGTGACCTACATGCCTCATGCTGTTTCTGAATCGACCTATAGTGGCGTTTGTTGGTCAGATATTGAATGAGCTTGTAGCACCGAGTTAGCTATGTATGAACAGGTGTGTCCAAATATCACAACATTCTATTCACAACCTCACAGAAGCCCGTGAATGCATTACCATGcgataattaaataaaatcttacATTAGGTGCGCCACAGGCTAACCTAGCTGAGTTGCTAAACTAAGTTAGCATCCTTGCTAGCTAACTGTTAGCTCTGAATAAACTGTCTGAAGTTCATGAACAACCGCTGCTAGCAAGGGTCAGCTGCCCTCATCCACCGTGCATTGTGAACAGAGTAATGGCACTAATTGGTAAGTTGATGTGAGTTTTACCTGCGTATTTGACCAACTCTGCAAAGCATGTTCATGATAGTGCTCACAGGACAGGGTAGACTAAATGCTAACTGCCCTTGAACTGAGCAGCTTCAACTTGACGGCTCAGTCGACCGTACCATTATCGTCAAATGGGGGTGTTTACGAGAGTGTGCAGGAGTTAGATGCACGTTGCTGCGACAACTGAAGCCACGACTCCTCTCAGAAATATTGatagaaatatataattgaATGTGCGATTAAAACATCGAGATATATTGAAATACATTCCAGCATATTAGAATATGCATTTCACCCATCCCTCTTCTATAAACATTCTTTAACACACCCTTCTGGTTGGTTTTCTGTAGCCTTAATAAAAGTGTATTAGATCATATGAACGAAGCATATTGTCTTATAGAAATAATGTGCTTCAGtacattaatttaaattatatgctacttcctgtttgaagCATATGGCATTAGTCTGAGGTAAACAGTACGtaatcatatataatatataataaaaataagtgtAAACACATTTGTACATGTAGGCTACATAATTTAGCATAATTATCAAAACTAACTGTAAAGAATCACGTGAACATATCTTCTACCACATCGGCGGTAATGCCAGAGATCGTCTATGTTGAGGCAAATGAATCACGCGAGACTTAAGACAATGAGACCTCAATATTTGTgataacattttcagtttttcagtgaaCAAAGTGTTTACAATTTCCCAACTACCAAAATAAACTACACTTAGGGAGCAACCAGTGATTATCATTACGGATTTATCTGCAGATCAAattgttttcttgatttatcATTTGGTTTATAAAGTGTcacaaaaaattgtcaaaatgtCCATTATATTTACCCAGAGCCATAAGTGGCAGCTTTATATTGCGTGTTTCATCCAGTCCACGGTTAAAAATCGAAAGATATCAGTTTATTATGATAGGAAATTAAGGAAACCAGCATATATTTACAATTTATGGTGGAACTTAAAACAACTCGGGAAACTGAAACACGACAAGGagacactgctttttttttttttttttgaaagggGATCACAACTGTAcagctactactactactactactaccactactataCATCTTGATTATTAAaagtgtgttgtatttttttttaactcctgtgtttatgtaaaattTGAATCTTAAAATAACTAGTAACTAAAGTTGTCAAATACATgtagtaaaaagtaaagtacTTGCCATGATATCTCTTGCATGTCTCAACCACGTTTTAGGATTTGGAAATCGCCGCGGAGTGAGAGCTCTGTTtattctccctcctctctggtCGTACTCTGCAGTAGCAGCAGCGCGGCCAGAGCCATTCTGTCCTGCCGAGGGtgaggaagatgatggtgatTACGCCGAAGCGAGCAAACTACATATAAATTTACAGCAAATTTCTGAACGTAGTTGTAACTTTGCGTcttacaaaaaaacactgaagccgAGGGGTTCCAGAAACATCAACAGAAACGGGCCTGGTAAGTGTTTTATGACGGCCGAAGGCCTGTTATCTGCTGCCAAGAGCCCGCTAGTTTCAGGAAAAGGAGCGCAAGGGAGGGAGTCATTTCCTTCACCGCCATTTTGTGATAACAAGGAGCCGAAAACAGAGCCAAGAATTGCGTGCTGCCAGAGTGaacataaagaaaatattattattctatCACCTTAGTTTCCTAGCCTCTGTTTATTTTGCCAGCGGATGCTAAATGTTGTTAGCAGCCGAGGGTTAACCTTGGTTAGCTTATTTTCTGTTCCTTGCTATCCATCGCTGCTGCCTGCCAAAGCAGCTAGCAAATTAGGATCGACAGCTCTTATTAACCTGGTAATGTTAACTTTTATATGGTCGGCCAGGTAGTTAACTTGGTTGTCACACATCTTCATTTATAAGCGGGAAACTACCGCTTTAGTAGCAATTTAGTAAAGTTGTCATACAGGTCATATTTCACTGCGTGTGGACAAACAGCCAACGCGTTATAGCTAAAGAAGATGCAGTCGCTTTAACACACGACATCAAGCTGTGATTAATGATGATTTTCTGTCATATTTATTTCTAGACTTCACAATGACCAACGAGGAGCCTCTACCCAAGAAGGTGAGTGTCTTTTCTTGCTTAagcattttatttgttgtgtgtcaCGAGCCTCTTTAGTGTTTGCACAAGAGCTTAGTTAATGGATGGGCTTCTTCATCTAATGAGTCcttggttttctttttcatagGTTCGCCTCAGTGAATCTGACATGAAGACCCTGACCAGAGAGGAGTTGTGTACAAGGTAGATAACGGCTCTGCAACTGGAGAGTAATTATATTTTGGGAATATTGGAGCAGTTAACGTTTACACATCTTCTGCCCCTCTTAGATGGAAACAGCATGAAGCATATGTCCAGGTCCTGGAGGCCAAATATGCAGAGCTATGTTGTAAGTACATCTGCTATTACATAAGTGTAAgctaataaaacataaacattatttCTCTATTCTTGCCAGCATCTTTGACAGCAAATAATCAATAGACTTTGCACACTATATCACTAAATCTGGCTGTTAATGAAAGGGGATTCTTTGTTGATACATTTGCCTTTCTGCCCCTCTTCACTGTCTTAGCCAATGATGTAACAGGGCTGAAGGAGTCAGAGGAAAAgctaaagcagcagcagcaggagtctgCACGCAGGGAGAACATCTTGGTCATGCGACTTGCCACCAAGGAGCAGGAGATGCAAGAGTGCACAGTATGTATCTACTCCTTTGATTTCTTAATGTTTTGAATATGATTTTGGGGAATCCAGTTTTTATCAGTCTCAGAAGGAGAGCACTTGATGGAGTCCTTTAAGTATATGTTCAGCACTTCTAACACCTCCTGGAGTATGACTGAACTGCTATGTTCTCTGTAGTTACTTATGCTCTATCCTCACTAACCTTCTATGAATTAGTTATAATGTATGACACTtggctgtttttgtttagtcCTAAGTGAAGTCCAGCCACCCTGGGGCTGCATCCAACTGTTactttaattattgattaatcagattctattctatttttattttttgatacaTTGAGTGTGGGTTTAATGCTAGTGCTGACAATTGCAAATCACAAATGGCCGAATTGTTAAACATGCCATCTTGACAAAAAACGTAGAAAAGTATCCTGTGTCCTAAACAACAGCTCATCAGTAGCGTTTCGTTCATTAATTAACGTAAAATGGCAGTCATATTTTTCTCTACTTTCCTGACAGACAATTGATCTTTTAATTGACATAATTCCAGCACTGTACTCTACCTTATATTCATTCATGTGCCAAGGAGGGCACCCTTTGCTTTTATCAGATTGACAGCTCAGTGGATCACCCTGTGGCTTTATGGCAGTGCATGCCATTCTTATAGGGCAGCTGAGGTGAGCTGCACTGCCAGATCAAGGTCGGAAAGGTTTTAACCTTGGAACC
The window above is part of the Seriola aureovittata isolate HTS-2021-v1 ecotype China chromosome 19, ASM2101889v1, whole genome shotgun sequence genome. Proteins encoded here:
- the sod2 gene encoding superoxide dismutase [Mn], mitochondrial is translated as MNMLCRVGQIRRCAASFSQTINQVAAARQKHTLPDLTYDYGALEPHINAEIMQLHHSKHHATYVNNLNITEEKYQEALAKGDVTAQVVLQPALKFNGGGHINHTIFWTNLSPNGGGEPQGELMEAIKRDFGSFQKMKEKMSAATVAVQGSGWGWLGYDKQSGRLHIAACANQDPLQGTTGLIPLLGIDVWEHAYYLQYKNVRPDYVKAIWNVISWENVSERLQTAKK